A region from the Coffea eugenioides isolate CCC68of chromosome 9, Ceug_1.0, whole genome shotgun sequence genome encodes:
- the LOC113783463 gene encoding protein EXORDIUM-like 5 encodes MLIKTAVRGGGGAQTLLPLLLLLLLLLIVPFNNAAAASNSSAKQQTLQTQSDSYFNPKLPPKSLSASKKFEGSSDLVDLRYHMGPVLSSPINIYLIWYGRWAASHQLLIKDFLLSISTSDRRAAPSPSVSQWWSTVSLYTDQTGANISSSVLVAGEYSDTRCSQGTHLTRLSMQQVIAAAVRSKPFPVDHKNGIYLILTSGDVTVQDFCRAVCGFHYFTFSSVVGYTLPYAWVGNSGKQCPEVCAYPFAVPGYMGGGGPGALAPPNADVGVDGMISVIGHELAELASNPLVNAWYAGEDPTAPTEIGDLCEGLYGTGGGGGYIGQVMRDREGRTYNVKGRRGRKFLVQWIWSPVLKACAGPNALD; translated from the coding sequence ATGTTGATTAAAACAGCAgtaagaggaggaggaggagcacAGACACTATTGCCGCTgcttcttctcctcctcctcctcctcatcgTCCCCTTCAACAATGCTGCTGCCGCCTCCAATTCCTCGGCTAAGCAGCAGACTCTCCAAACACAATCGGACTCCTACTTCAACCCAAAGCTTCCCCCCAAGTCCCTCTccgcctccaagaaatttgagGGCTCCTCCGACTTGGTCGACCTTCGCTACCACATGGGCCCCGTCCTCTCCTCCCCGATCAACATCTACCTCATCTGGTACGGCCGCTGGGCCGCCTCCCACCAGCTCCTCATCAAGGACTTCCTCCTCTCCATCTCCACCTCCGATCGCCGCGCCGCTCCCTCCCCCTCCGTCTCCCAGTGGTGGAGCACCGTCTCCCTCTACACCGACCAGACCGGCGCCAACATCTCCAGCTCCGTCCTCGTCGCAGGCGAGTACTCCGACACCCGCTGCTCCCAAGGCACCCACCTCACCCGCCTCTCCATGCAGCAGGTCATCGCCGCAGCGGTCCGATCGAAGCCCTTCCCCGTCGACCACAAGAACGGCATCTACCTCATCCTCACCTCCGGGGACGTCACCGTCCAGGACTTCTGCCGGGCCGTATGCGGCTTCCACTACTTCACCTTCTCGTCCGTGGTGGGCTACACGCTGCCGTACGCCTGGGTGGGCAACTCCGGGAAGCAGTGCCCGGAGGTGTGCGCGTACCCGTTCGCCGTGCCCGGGTACATGGGGGGAGGCGGGCCGGGAGCGCTGGCCCCTCCGAATGCGGACGTGGGGGTGGACGGGATGATAAGCGTGATCGGGCACGAGCTGGCGGAGCTGGCATCGAACCCGCTGGTGAACGCGTGGTACGCGGGGGAGGACCCCACTGCGCCGACGGAGATCGGGGACCTGTGCGAGGGGCTGTACGGGACGGGGGGCGGGGGTGGGTACATCGGGCAGGTGATGAGGGACAGAGAGGGAAGGACGTACAACGTGAAGGGGAGGAGGGGCAGGAAGTTTTTGGTGCAGTGGATCTGGAGTCCTGTTTTGAAGGCCTGTGCCGGTCCGAATGCGTTGGACTAG
- the LOC113783230 gene encoding alpha-1,3-mannosyl-glycoprotein 2-beta-N-acetylglucosaminyltransferase isoform X1: MGKWWRCDIRYLLLLAVIPFIYVQMRLFGTQTDYADRLAAAVEAENHCTSQTRLLIDQISMQQGRIVALEEEKMRQDQECRQLRALVQDLERKDLKKLISNVQVPVAAVVVMACNRADYLERTIKSILKYQKSVASKFPLFISQDGSDPNVKNRALSYDQLTYMQHLDYEPVHPDRPGELIAYYKIARHYKWALDQLFYKHNFSRVIILEDDMEIAPDFFAYFEAGAMLLDSDKSIMAISSWNDNGQKQFVQDPYALYRSDFFPGLGWMLSISTWDELSPKWPKAYWDDWLRQKENHKGRQFVRPEVCRTYNFGEHGSSLGQFFKQYLKPIKLNDVQVDWKSMDLSYLMEDKYVKHFAELVKNAKPVYGADAVLKAYNIDGDVRIQYRDQMDFEFIARQFGIFEEWKDGIPRASYKGVVVFRYQTPRRVFLVGPDSLQLLGIGRT, from the exons ATGGGGAAGTGGTGGCGGTGCGATATCCGCTATCTTCTCCTGCTTGCTGTGATCCCTTTCATCTACGTCCAG ATGCGGCTCTTTGGCACCCAGACTGACTATGCTGATCGTCTTGCTGCTGCT GTAGAAGCAGAAAACCATTGCACTAGCCAGACACGATTACTGATTGATCAGATTAGCATGCAACAAGGAAGGATTGTGGCCCTTGAAG AAGAAAAGATGCGTCAGGACCAGGAATGCAGACAATTGAGGGCACTTGTTCAAGATCTTGAGA GGAAGGACCTGAAGAAGTTAATTAGCAATGTGCAG GTGCCAGTAGCAGCCGTTGTAGTAATGGCTTGCAATCGTGCTGATTACCTTGAAAGGACCATCAAATCTATCCTGAA ATATCAAAAGTCTGTCGCATCAAAATTTCCTCTCTTCATATCACAG GATGGTTCAGATCCAAATGTTAAAAATAGGGCTTTGAGTTATGATCAGCTGACATACATGCAG CACTTGGATTATGAACCTGTCCACCCAGATAGGCCTGGGGAGTTAATTGCCTACTACAAGATTGCAC GTCATTACAAGTGGGCATTGGATCAATTGTTTTACAAGCACAATTTCAGCCGAGTCATCATACTTGAGG ATGATATGGAGATTGCCCCAGATTTTTTTGCCTATTTTGAGGCTGGAGCAATGCTTCTTGACAGTGACAA GTCAATTATGGCTATATCTTCGTGGAATGACAATGGGCAAAAGCAGTTTGTGCAAGATCCTT ACGCGCTCTACCGCTCAGACTTTTTCCCGGGTCTTGGATGGATGCTTTCTATATCTACATGGGATGAATTATCTCCAAAGTGGCCAAAGGC TTACTGGGATGATTGGTTGAGACAAAAGGAGAATCACAAAGGTCGACAATTTGTTCGACCAGAAGTGTGTAGAACATACAACTTCGGTGAGCAT GGGTCTAGTTTGGGGCAATTCTTCAAGCAATATCTTAAACCTATTAAGCTGAATGATGTACAG GTTGATTGGAAGTCTATGGACTTGAGCTATCTAATGGAG gACAAGTATGTCAAGCATTTTGCTGAACTGGTTAAAAATGCTAAACCTGTGTATGGAGCTGATGCTGTTCTAAAAGCATATAACATAGATGGTGATGTGCGCATTCAGTACAGAGACCAAATGGATTTTGAATTCATTGCCCGCCAATTTGGTATTTTTGAAGAATGGAAG GATGGGATACCACGGGCTTCGTATAAAGGAGTAGTAGTTTTCCGGTATCAAACCCCAAGACGTGTATTCCTTGTCGGTCCTGATTCCCTCCAGCTGCTTGGGATTGGACGCACCTAG
- the LOC113783230 gene encoding alpha-1,3-mannosyl-glycoprotein 2-beta-N-acetylglucosaminyltransferase isoform X3, with translation MLIVLLLLYVEAENHCTSQTRLLIDQISMQQGRIVALEEEKMRQDQECRQLRALVQDLERKDLKKLISNVQVPVAAVVVMACNRADYLERTIKSILKYQKSVASKFPLFISQDGSDPNVKNRALSYDQLTYMQHLDYEPVHPDRPGELIAYYKIARHYKWALDQLFYKHNFSRVIILEDDMEIAPDFFAYFEAGAMLLDSDKSIMAISSWNDNGQKQFVQDPYALYRSDFFPGLGWMLSISTWDELSPKWPKAYWDDWLRQKENHKGRQFVRPEVCRTYNFGEHGSSLGQFFKQYLKPIKLNDVQVDWKSMDLSYLMEDKYVKHFAELVKNAKPVYGADAVLKAYNIDGDVRIQYRDQMDFEFIARQFGIFEEWKDGIPRASYKGVVVFRYQTPRRVFLVGPDSLQLLGIGRT, from the exons ATGCTGATCGTCTTGCTGCTGCTGTAT GTAGAAGCAGAAAACCATTGCACTAGCCAGACACGATTACTGATTGATCAGATTAGCATGCAACAAGGAAGGATTGTGGCCCTTGAAG AAGAAAAGATGCGTCAGGACCAGGAATGCAGACAATTGAGGGCACTTGTTCAAGATCTTGAGA GGAAGGACCTGAAGAAGTTAATTAGCAATGTGCAG GTGCCAGTAGCAGCCGTTGTAGTAATGGCTTGCAATCGTGCTGATTACCTTGAAAGGACCATCAAATCTATCCTGAA ATATCAAAAGTCTGTCGCATCAAAATTTCCTCTCTTCATATCACAG GATGGTTCAGATCCAAATGTTAAAAATAGGGCTTTGAGTTATGATCAGCTGACATACATGCAG CACTTGGATTATGAACCTGTCCACCCAGATAGGCCTGGGGAGTTAATTGCCTACTACAAGATTGCAC GTCATTACAAGTGGGCATTGGATCAATTGTTTTACAAGCACAATTTCAGCCGAGTCATCATACTTGAGG ATGATATGGAGATTGCCCCAGATTTTTTTGCCTATTTTGAGGCTGGAGCAATGCTTCTTGACAGTGACAA GTCAATTATGGCTATATCTTCGTGGAATGACAATGGGCAAAAGCAGTTTGTGCAAGATCCTT ACGCGCTCTACCGCTCAGACTTTTTCCCGGGTCTTGGATGGATGCTTTCTATATCTACATGGGATGAATTATCTCCAAAGTGGCCAAAGGC TTACTGGGATGATTGGTTGAGACAAAAGGAGAATCACAAAGGTCGACAATTTGTTCGACCAGAAGTGTGTAGAACATACAACTTCGGTGAGCAT GGGTCTAGTTTGGGGCAATTCTTCAAGCAATATCTTAAACCTATTAAGCTGAATGATGTACAG GTTGATTGGAAGTCTATGGACTTGAGCTATCTAATGGAG gACAAGTATGTCAAGCATTTTGCTGAACTGGTTAAAAATGCTAAACCTGTGTATGGAGCTGATGCTGTTCTAAAAGCATATAACATAGATGGTGATGTGCGCATTCAGTACAGAGACCAAATGGATTTTGAATTCATTGCCCGCCAATTTGGTATTTTTGAAGAATGGAAG GATGGGATACCACGGGCTTCGTATAAAGGAGTAGTAGTTTTCCGGTATCAAACCCCAAGACGTGTATTCCTTGTCGGTCCTGATTCCCTCCAGCTGCTTGGGATTGGACGCACCTAG
- the LOC113783230 gene encoding alpha-1,3-mannosyl-glycoprotein 2-beta-N-acetylglucosaminyltransferase isoform X2, translating into MVSFADFITKFNVEAENHCTSQTRLLIDQISMQQGRIVALEEEKMRQDQECRQLRALVQDLERKDLKKLISNVQVPVAAVVVMACNRADYLERTIKSILKYQKSVASKFPLFISQDGSDPNVKNRALSYDQLTYMQHLDYEPVHPDRPGELIAYYKIARHYKWALDQLFYKHNFSRVIILEDDMEIAPDFFAYFEAGAMLLDSDKSIMAISSWNDNGQKQFVQDPYALYRSDFFPGLGWMLSISTWDELSPKWPKAYWDDWLRQKENHKGRQFVRPEVCRTYNFGEHGSSLGQFFKQYLKPIKLNDVQVDWKSMDLSYLMEDKYVKHFAELVKNAKPVYGADAVLKAYNIDGDVRIQYRDQMDFEFIARQFGIFEEWKDGIPRASYKGVVVFRYQTPRRVFLVGPDSLQLLGIGRT; encoded by the exons ATGGTGTCTTTTGCTGATTTTATCACTAAGTTTAAC GTAGAAGCAGAAAACCATTGCACTAGCCAGACACGATTACTGATTGATCAGATTAGCATGCAACAAGGAAGGATTGTGGCCCTTGAAG AAGAAAAGATGCGTCAGGACCAGGAATGCAGACAATTGAGGGCACTTGTTCAAGATCTTGAGA GGAAGGACCTGAAGAAGTTAATTAGCAATGTGCAG GTGCCAGTAGCAGCCGTTGTAGTAATGGCTTGCAATCGTGCTGATTACCTTGAAAGGACCATCAAATCTATCCTGAA ATATCAAAAGTCTGTCGCATCAAAATTTCCTCTCTTCATATCACAG GATGGTTCAGATCCAAATGTTAAAAATAGGGCTTTGAGTTATGATCAGCTGACATACATGCAG CACTTGGATTATGAACCTGTCCACCCAGATAGGCCTGGGGAGTTAATTGCCTACTACAAGATTGCAC GTCATTACAAGTGGGCATTGGATCAATTGTTTTACAAGCACAATTTCAGCCGAGTCATCATACTTGAGG ATGATATGGAGATTGCCCCAGATTTTTTTGCCTATTTTGAGGCTGGAGCAATGCTTCTTGACAGTGACAA GTCAATTATGGCTATATCTTCGTGGAATGACAATGGGCAAAAGCAGTTTGTGCAAGATCCTT ACGCGCTCTACCGCTCAGACTTTTTCCCGGGTCTTGGATGGATGCTTTCTATATCTACATGGGATGAATTATCTCCAAAGTGGCCAAAGGC TTACTGGGATGATTGGTTGAGACAAAAGGAGAATCACAAAGGTCGACAATTTGTTCGACCAGAAGTGTGTAGAACATACAACTTCGGTGAGCAT GGGTCTAGTTTGGGGCAATTCTTCAAGCAATATCTTAAACCTATTAAGCTGAATGATGTACAG GTTGATTGGAAGTCTATGGACTTGAGCTATCTAATGGAG gACAAGTATGTCAAGCATTTTGCTGAACTGGTTAAAAATGCTAAACCTGTGTATGGAGCTGATGCTGTTCTAAAAGCATATAACATAGATGGTGATGTGCGCATTCAGTACAGAGACCAAATGGATTTTGAATTCATTGCCCGCCAATTTGGTATTTTTGAAGAATGGAAG GATGGGATACCACGGGCTTCGTATAAAGGAGTAGTAGTTTTCCGGTATCAAACCCCAAGACGTGTATTCCTTGTCGGTCCTGATTCCCTCCAGCTGCTTGGGATTGGACGCACCTAG
- the LOC113782589 gene encoding LOW QUALITY PROTEIN: tetraketide alpha-pyrone reductase 1-like (The sequence of the model RefSeq protein was modified relative to this genomic sequence to represent the inferred CDS: inserted 1 base in 1 codon) → MEENVELRGKVCVTGASGFLASWLIKRLLLSGYRVTGTVRDPENAKKVAHLWRLEGAKERLVLVKGDLMEEGSFDDAIMGSEGVFHTASPVLGRPASDPKAEILKPAIEGTLNVLRSCKKNPFLKRVVLTSSSSTVRAREDFDPNVPLDESSWSSEILCERLKKIWYVLSKTLAEKAAWKFCEENKIDLVTVLPSFVIGPSLPPELCSTAADVLGLLKGETQKFEWHGRMGYVHIDDVALCHILVYERRNAQGRYLCSSTVLDNDELASILSASYPALPIPKRFHKLDNRPSYDXNTSKLEGLGFKNFRSIREMFDDCIASLVEQGHLSSS, encoded by the exons ATGGAGGAAAACGTGGAACTCAGGGGCAAAGTATGCGTTACCGGTGCATCTGGCTTTCTGGCTTCTTGGCTGATCAAGCGACTGCTGCTGTCTGGTTATCGAGTAACCGGGACGGTCAGAGATCCAG AAAATGCCAAGAAGGTAGCACATCTTTGGAGGCTGGAGGGAGCAAAAGAGAGACTGGTGCTGGTGAAGGGCGACTTAATGGAGGAAGGCAGCTTCGATGATGCAATAATGGGCTCTGAAGGTGTCTTTCACACTGCTTCCCCTGTTCTAGGGCGACCAGCATCCGATCCCAAG gctgaaattttgaaacctGCTATTGAGGGTACGCTAAATGTGCTGCGTTCGTGCAAGAAAAATCCATTTCTGAAGCGTGTTGTTCTGACCTCGTCTTCCTCAACTGTGAGGGCAAGAGAGGATTTTGATCCCAACGTACCACTGGACGAATCATCTTGGAGCTCTGAGATACTCTGCGAGAGACTTAAG AAGATCTGGTATGTTTTATCAAAAACTCTGGCGGAGAAGGCTGCCTGGAAATTCTGCGAGGAGAACAAGATTGACCTGGTCACCGTTCTCCCCTCATTCGTGATTGGACCTAGCTTGCCTCCGGAGTTATGTTCCACAGCGGCCGACGTCCTTGGCTTGCTCAAAG GGGAGACGCAGAAATTCGAATGGCATGGAAGAATGGGATATGTGCATATTGACGATGTTGCGCTGTGTCACATCCTGGTGTATGAACGCAGGAATGCTCAAGGACGATACCTCTGTTCTTCCACTGTCCTTGACAATGATGAGCTCGCCTCCATTCTATCCGCTTCCTACCCTGCCCTGCCTATACCCAAAAG GTTTCACAAGCTTGATAACAGACCATCTTATG TGAATACATCGAAGCTGGAGGGCTTAGGATTCAAGAACTTCAGGTCCATCCGGGAAATGTTCGATGACTGCATCGCATCCCTGGTGGAACAAGGccacctttcttcttcttga
- the LOC113748458 gene encoding nucleolar complex protein 4 homolog encodes MASSNAMTMMKSSQQQVMMMKKRKRKKEQQLSLGELKTLGEQLLSSRSHINNLPRLLNFIKHPREDFHPAYALESLLSLQSFFTPLLPDLSASRSRSSISSSDASTTTAAHLIYSTWLRSKFDDFLQSLFSISTSALSDPTLREVVLETIMEFVKVANAGNFHSSIFHRFLHAIVHSTLGVGDILLELLASKYFKYIDVRYFTYISLEKIARTLEPEDSADDKGATSESAAGNRSRASMEVCIRIIYHLLSRIPPLEVSVVESNYEMWSCVDIFTRKFDKKNHDHLSDAEDKQQKLRLHDRKGFSAASVTKKMKLKFSKAWISFLRLPLPLDVYKEVLATLHQAVIPHLSNPIMLCDFLTRSYDIGGVVSVMALSSLYILMTQHGLEYPNFYGKLYALLEPSIFMAKYRAKFFELIDSCLKSPLLPAYLAAAFCKKLSRLALSVPPSGALIIIALVHNLLRRHPSINFLVHQGYVNEAGKETSATDKSGVDRTDDTDSASKQGIDQFDDEQSDPMKTNAMRSSLWEIDTLRHHYCPPVSRFVLSLESDLTIRAKTSEVAVQDFSSGSYATIFGEEIRRRVKQVPLAFYKSTPTSLFSESDFRGWTFDLNDGEPVAVNDENGTVDTPKEHDHISVKRQCLVPV; translated from the exons ATGGCTTCTTCCAATGCCATGACGATGATGAAATCTTCGCAGCAGCaggtgatgatgatgaagaagaggaagaggaagaaagaGCAGCAGCTGAGCCTGGGGGAGCTCAAAACCCTAGGGGAGCAGCTGCTGTCGTCCAGGTCCCACATCAACAACCTCCCTCGCCTcctcaattttatcaaacacccCCGAGAGGACTTCCACCCTGCCTACGCTCTCGAGTCCCTCCTTTCTCTCCAATCCTTCTTCACTCCCCTTCTACCGGACCTCTCTGCCTCCCGCTCCCGCTCCTCCATCTCTTCCTCCGACGCCTCCACCACCACCGCCGCCCATCTCATTTACTCCACTTGGCTCCGCTCCAAGTTCGACGACTTCCTTCAATCTTTATTCTCCATCTCTACCTCTGCCCTTTCCGACCCAACCCTCCGG GAAGTTGTGTTGGAGACAATCATGGAGTTTGTCAAGGTAGCCAATGCCGGCAACTTCCACTCTTCTATCTTCCACCGGTTCCTTCATGCCATT GTTCACTCTACTTTGGGAGTTGGTGATATACTGTTAGAGTTGCTGGCGTCCAAGTACTTCAAGTATATTGATGTCCG TTATTTCACGTACATAAGCTTGGAAAAGATAGCACGAACTCTGGAGCCTGAAGATTCAGCTG ATGATAAAGGTGCAACTTCAGAGTCTGCTGCTGGAAATCGGTCAAGGGCAAG CATGGAGGTCTGTATTCGGATCATATATCATTTGCTATCGCGCATCCCACCATTAGAAGTTTCAGTTGTGGAGTCTAATTATGAAATGTGGAGTTGTGTTG ATATTTTTACTAGAAAATTCGACAAGAAAAACCATGATCACCTTTCAGATGCAGAGGATAAACAGCAGAAATTAAGATTACATGATCGCAAG GGCTTTTCTGCAGCCAGTGTTACTAAAAAGATGAAATTAAAGTTTAGTAAAGCATGGATATCATTCCTTAGATTGCCGCTTCCACTTGATGTATACAAGGAA GTTCTTGCTACTCTTCATCAAGCTGTTATTCCTCACCTGTCTAACCCAATCATGCTGTG TGATTTCTTAACAAGATCATATGATATAGGAGGTGTTGTGAGTGTAATGGCTCTCAGCAGTCTCTATATCCTTATGACACAACATGGCCTTGAGTATCCAAATTTCTATGGGAAGCTTTATGCACTGTTGGAACCTTCTATCTTTATGGCTAAATATCGAGCAAAATTTTTTGAG CTTATTGATTCTTGCTTGAAATCACCGCTTCTTCCAGCATATTTGGCTGCTGCTTTCTGTAAGAAACTGAGTAGACTTGCACTTTCTGTTCCACCTTCAGGAGCATTAATCATTATTGCTTTAGTCCACAATCTTCTTAGGAGACATCCTTCAATCAACTTCTTGGTGCACCAG GGGTATGTCAATGAGGCTGGTAAAGAGACTTCCGCAACAGACAAGAGTGGTGTTGACAGAACAGATGACACGGATTCTGCGAGCAAGCAAGGCATTGATCAATTTGATGATGAGCAAAGTGATCCCATGAAAACTAATGCTATGA gaagctctttatgggaaattGATACACTCCGGCATCACTATTGCCCACCAGTGTCAAG ATTTGTTTTGTCCCTCGAGAGTGACTTAACAATTAGAGCCAAAACATCTGAAGTTGCTGTGCAAGATTTCAGTTCTGGATCTTATGCAACTATTTTTGGCGAGGAG ATTAGACGCAGGGTCAAACAGGTGCCTCTGGCATTCTATAAATCTACTCCAACCTCTTTGTTCTCAGAATCCGATTTTCGTGGTTGGACTTTTGATCTCAATGATGGGGAGCCTGTTGCTGTCAATGATGAGAATGGAACTGTGGATACACCCAAAGAACATGACCACATTTCTGTGAAACGTCAGTGTCTAGTACCTGTGTAA